A segment of the Carya illinoinensis cultivar Pawnee chromosome 1, C.illinoinensisPawnee_v1, whole genome shotgun sequence genome:
GCATTTCCCCACCATAACACTCCGCAGCTCTGGTATCTTTGGAACTGAGAAGAGTAATCTGTTGAAGTCACTTAAATTCCAATCTTAGGGCTTAAATACGTTGTACTTAACTTTGATTTAGTCACTCTGCAAAGCCTTAGATTTGTGAATGATTcgttttttccttcaattttctcATACAAGGATGATTTGCCTGTATTGTTTATGAAGTTGCAGTACTAAAGGTTTTGTTTGTATGTTGGAACTGTTTCCTTGCGCGAGGATGCCTGTTAGATGCTGATTTTCTGAAGCTTGTGTGAAATTTCAGATGTTAGCAGCTCTAAGGAACTCACCTGATTCCACGAGTCTGTCAAGCATGAGGGATTACATTGATCCAGATATGATGGCGTTGTATCCACATGATTGTGTATTTAAGGTTTGTGTATTTTCATTGCAGatagctgttttttttttcttaattaataatttggcAATAAGAATCTAATGATTGCAGCCTTCCTAGGGAGAAAGAGTTAGTTTTTACCAAACCTCGTCCAATACTAAAGGAATTTTTGTGGGGAGGGggatgatcagaagagaaaattataatgattttcTGACAAACTCAACGTATAAATTAGGTGGGCAAATTGATCTGTTCAAGGGTTAGCACAATATATACCAATAAATTGGTCTGCACTAAGATCCACCAATTGTTTGGATTATGAATATCTGGTTTGATTTTGCAATTGATTCCCACCCAAGAAAGAGACCCTGCGTCTACCCTACTATATAGTGACCCGATATATCTTCTCTAGCTTGGAACCATATCTATATCGAGTTATAATGCCACGGAAACCTAGTTGTTGATGCTTTATATTAACAACTTTCTGGCAAGGGAAGTCATATAGAAATATGCTCTTCCAttctgttaattttttaattgcacCGGAAGTTGTGCTATAGTGACTTACACCTCATTTTCTGTTTGTCACTCTCTTTATTTAGATGGCCATGCTGGGGAAGCAATGTGTGGATGAGGATCCCATCCTACGTCCTGACATGAAGCAAGTTGTGATTTCCCTGTCACAGATTCTCCTGTCCTCTGTGGAGTGGGAAGCAACCCTTGCAGGGAACAGCCAAGTGTTCAGTGGCCTTGTCCAAGGTAGATAGCGGCAGAAGTACTTTCTTTTCAACCCAATACCACTTTGAAGTCTTccctatttatttttatggccATGCGTGTATTCACTGTATTGTATAGCTCTGGTACTCAAGTGAAGTGGTAAGATAGCGGTATGCTTTATTATCTATTttgccttcattttttttttttttttttttttgtttgcctTTCAAATGTTCTATACTTTTTGAAGTTAGAGTGGggaaattttgatgaaaatatCATGATGTAGGCTGATGTAGCTGAGGGAAAATGATGCTTTAAATGTTGCTTTAACGCTCTCcttcaagaaaaagaaaaagttcgAGCCAGCTGGTGTTATAATTaaattggatttttattttaaattttattttattttattttataagcaaGCAAgcatttcattaaaagaaagGGAGAAAGATACACTAGAAAGGTTAATGCACTAATGATGACTTCAAACTTCATGGCAATCTCGTAAAACTGCAAGtccattacaaatttacaatagTTCCTTTATGTGAAAATCAAAAGAGAAATAGTGGAATACGTGCTTCTTCTGTCTATTTGTTATCAaccttttaaaaatttcaagatcttttaataaaaaagctTTAAATCATTTTCTCCAAAGAAATTTGCACCCTTAACCTATCAAAAAACCCATGAAtagatttttgtaataaaaaaatattagatgtaTTGTTCTCCACAATTCATATGTATGctcattgatttaaaataaattaaatgaactttttcaacttttaatattattgagaTAAGGCCGTTTtgaaaccaacaaaaaaaaataataataacaactttCTTATAAATGATTTGTTAGTCTGTACAGAGAATGAATGTTATAATTAGTGATCTTTATTTGTTGAAATAACATTGAAAGTTGGCatgttcaatattttttattttacattcaaacatgaaacctattatataataatacacGCTTTTAAAGTAATCTTTTAAGTTTTGTTATagacaaatttttatatatcatttgCCCCTCTACATAAAATCATGGCCTCGTCCCCACCGAAGGTGTTAGGTTGCGAGGTGGGTTAGATCTAAAAGATGTGAAAAACGCCAAACTTGTAGGCACCTCGTGTCATAGTTAGAGGCGCGGTGGTGCGTGACACTTATGGGTGGGCTAGGCCGCACATGAGGATCACACATTAAGAATTTTGCGACAAATCGACAATACTTCTATCTTCTAACACAAATCGACACAGCTAGGGAGAAGGATAAGATAATGCATGTTTGAGCTTTGTTGTTGAAGGCAGCAAATCAAACCACCAAGTTgtggagaaggaaaaaaaagaaaaaaagaaaaaagctcctCTCTCCTTACTTGCGAAAATGGTTAAgggatttatttatatttaggaagtgagatgagaatttttagttttagatgaaaatttaaaatattatattttaatattattattgttttgaaatttgaaaaagttaaattgtgatttaaaaaaaaatgaattgtttattatattttgtatacaaatttgtataaattgtagtgatgatatgagaattttgtgttacCAAATCTAACAGTTTCAATATAAAAGAGTTGTGATACTTATCATCCTCATacattacataatatattttttttctcctaccaaatatatgatatatagatgatgagtagaataatttaattagtttttaaaaaataaaccaagatttaaaaaataaataaatatggtgtgTAGTGTTtagaataatgaataaaatttttcatgtttaaaaatatttttatttttaaaaaagaatctaTAAATACTACTATAGGCAGTTGGGGATGCATATTTACACATCACACCAGGATAATATCAAAATCATCTCCTAGTTGGTTTATTTTGCTTTAGAAAAGTTATCTTCTCAAGTTTGTATGTATAACACACGTAATAAAGAGTTTTTATGACTtgatttgatttaaaagataaattttaaattttaaatattataaattaaatattattatttaagcgACGTATATTATGTATTTCAATTTAACACATTAATAACTCATTtgctttattatttatatatttatttttattcaatagaaTAATTTGATGCGCGTGGATTGATTCAGTATTTAATaagtattattaatattaagtataaatcaaaattaagcaAATTATGACTTATACGTACTCTACTctcaatgatatttttttaagagaaatgctattatgtattttgtgtttttgtacatcatgaaaatttttacataatataTCACTTTTTATTTGTTGTCTATTTCacttaaaatttaatttcacATCAATTTTGTCAatctaaaaatagtaaaataacattttttttaaaatttgttggcTGGTTTGTTTTGTACCATTTTATGTTTAGTGTGCataaaaagtaaatgatattaAAACTGTCCCTCTTTAGACAGTGAATCTTATAAGAGGATTTTATTGGAGACCACTAATAAGAGGACACATCAGCTGAGTACATCAAAGGCGACTAAACCTGGCCACACTGAAACGCCTACAccttttacaaaattaaaaatgatagttgcacctatccgctgaacaaatttcttcTTCCCCTTTTCATAAACCCAGCCGCACCATTTATCAAAACTGAAATCTCCTACTCCTGACAACCAAACTCAAATCGACGAACCCGTACCGTGGCACCCACAGTCCCAAACTAACAAAAACTAgtagatgataaatataatctttttcttctccctACTGTTGGTTTTTGCAAAGACTCGtaaaagggaaaacaaaaatCTAAATACCCTTTACAGCATATGCAGCCTGTAGAACAAAATACTCAACTGAAAAGGAATTTTACCTGACGACGAAAATTTTTACGTAAAATATGCAAGCTAAGcacagggaaaaaaataaataaataataggatGTATAGGAAAGTAGGGGTTGAAGATAGAGAATTTTCATTAACTTTACAAAATGAAATGTAGTTCGACCGCCTTATACTTTACTATATTAATAACCGAGCTATTAGAGCTCAAATTGAGTGGCCAATAATATCATGGGGTCATTAATGTACATATAAGTATATGAATATGGTAAAATGATTTTGGACTAAAGTGGAATTGATATTGTGAACAAATGAAATCTTTCTAAAGCTTTGAAATGATTATCGGTCCAGGTACTATAGAGAAACAACgtggaaatgagagagaggttAGGTTAGAGTCTGCACCgacgtagagagagagagagaggttagggTTCGTGAAGGAGAGGGAAGAAGAGAGAGGGGtggaagagagaatgagagaaaatGGTTCGTAAAGGAGaatgaagaagagagagagggagggggtgGGGGTAGATGACTATGATAATTTGATTTTCCTCTACAGCATACCACATAGATTGAACATATATCCCCTACGTGGCTTATATCTATTGGTTGTCGTTGTTTTCCCTCTATCGGATAAACTTGATTGGAGTTATTCTCATATTAAAAGGCCTAAAAGCATCCTTATTGGCTTAGCaaattcatattcaaattttgtcaaTATCAACACTTATTTTCATTTATCTATTCCATCTAAATTTAATCCCTATATTGAATTACCCAttcattctttatataataataaaatattattaaattaataatttttttatttaatttattttatcacattttgtaattctaccaattaaatgttaataataattatattataattaaattaatattaaaaaagtattattaaatgttaataagaattatattatattatattaatattaaaaaaagtattattaaatgttaataataataattatattatattaaattaatattataaaaaagtattattaaatgttaatagtaattatgttctaattaaattaatattaaaaaaagtattgttaaatgttaataataattatattatattcaattaatattaaaaaaatattattaaatgttaataataattatattataaatgttaaatgttaattatattctaattaatttaatttatttatttaaaataaaaaattaatactttaatatttgataaatgaatagtaattttttatctttagataactattataacaaaaatattattaaatgttaataataattatattataaatattaaatgttaattatattctaattaatttaatttatttatttgaaacaaaaaattaatactttaatatttgataaatgaatagtaatcttttatttttagataactattataacaaaaatttaaattattttaaatttatctaattcaatatgaaaattttttaaatcaaattatgtaaattttggtcatATATTTCGTTTTACCAAACCAATGATGATGATCTGTACCCTCGTTTTTTTAGAATCAATGTTTTTTCGAAGGGAAGTAGCTGGGATCAACACAAAGGTCTACTCATAGATGTTGTAGCCACAACAGACAAACATCCACAGTATCGGGTGCCTGCAGTACAAAGTCCACGCCTGATCAGTTGTTTAATCTCAGATCAAACAAAGTGAAAACCATGTCGGAGTCGGCGAACTTCGTGGAAATGCAAATCCCGCATCAAAAGTTTTACAACGGAATCCAATTCCCATACGCTCTATCTCCCAACCCCGAAACTCCATTATCTCTATCTCATCTCACACAAGCCATCAAATCCCAGAAACCCTTTCTCGAAGCTTTGCTCCTCAAGTCCGGCGCCTTACTCTTCAGGGGCATCCCGGTAAGTACAGCCTCGACCTTCAACGATGTCGTTGAGGCCTTCGGTTTCGATGAGCTTCCGTACGTGGGAGGAGGCGCCCCTCGGACCAAAGTAGTTGGTCGGGTTACCACAGCAAATGAGTCCCCGCCCGACCAGAATATTCCTTTTCACCACGAAATGGTTCAGGTATGTTCTGtaatttcatcccaaatttTTCTGGCAAATAGTTAATGAGTTTTAAATGTGCGAGCCTTGTTTGAGAATTCGGAATCTAAGTTCAACTGGGATTTTCTGAATAGCTTCCGGAATTTCCCTCCAAATTGTTCTTCTTCTGTGAAGTAGAGCCTGGAAGTGGGGGAGAAACTCCTATAGTTCTTAGCCACATTGTctatgaaagaatgaaagagagaCACCCAGAGTTCGTTGGACGACTGGAAGAGCACGGATTGGTATATACGCGGGTATTGCTGGAAGACGACGACCCTTTATCTCCAATCGGACGTGGATGGAAGTCTACGCTCTCGACCGAAGACAAGAGTGTAGCCGGGCAAAGGTTTGAGATTGACCCATTAATGTTTGATAATTTgaactgtttttattttttattttcggaAATTCTATCTGCATTACGAGCTGCAGGGTGCCAAATTCCTTTCAATAGTATGGGATAAAGTCATTTGATATTGATTCGGGATTCCTATAAAACAAGAACAAACCAGACAAAGGACCATGTATTACACTTAGTGATCAAATCATGGATCTTAAATCAACTTCACAGCAGATGCACGATACCTCATAACACTAGATTTATTTGCTCTTCTTCTAGAATGTACTATAGTTATTCTCTGCTGTAGTTTGTTACTCTCTGCTGTAAATCGTTAGCTACACATTGATTCTTATTCTTTGTAAAGGTCTATGTATAGACTCTGTAGTTACCATtccatatatagaaaatatcatTCACTCTCTCTCGTTCTGTTCAACACCATGTTGTTGACTTTTTATGGTGGTTAATCTGATCGGGAATGCATGCAGTGAGATATAAGAGGAATAAGTGGAAGTAAAATACACACTTACACAAAAGCTGTAGATTTCATCATTATCTAGTCCTGTTCGATCTATGTATTTTATGATCATATCTGTAAACTGTTGCAAAACATATTATGTTCAAACTCATCAGAACAACTAAAATGTTGCACACCTTCCATTGTTGTACGGCTCTCCTGTTATAGTTTTGACTTGGTAGATAATACCAAGCTCATTGCCATGCGCCATCGTTGAGGACATTGAGGTCCTATATGTCATCTTAGATGTAATCTCCCGTCATTTTTGGCAGGGCTGCTAAGTTGGGTATGAAGTTGGAATGGCTTAAGGATGGTGCAGTTAAGACAATATGGGGTCCAATGCCAGCTATTAAGTACGACAAGGCGAGACAGCGCAATGTTTGGTTTAACCAAATGGCTTTTGCTTATACAGTCTATGATGCAGGGAATGATCCTGGGAAAGCTGTTACCTTTGGGGATGGCAAACCTATACCAGCTTACATCATCAACGACTGCGTCAACATccttgaagaggaatctgtagCCTTTCCTTGGCAGAGAGGTGATATTCTTTTGCTGGACAATTTGGCTGTTCTCCACTCCCGAAGATCATCTAAAACACCTCGCCGTATACTAGCTTCACTCTGCAAGTAGTATAGGCTTTTAATTGTATGCATGTTCCTTTTAGGCCATGTTAtgaaaatgtataaataaaattggcaCATTCGCATGCAACTATGCGTGCAACTTAAGCCATGTTGTGGAGAGAGATGTATAAACAATACCTTTACAAATTTGGTTGAAAGTTTTAATTCACCTGTCTGGTCGTACCCATGCCATATATGTCACCACTTCAAATGCAAGGAGAAACCAAAGGCACAAAGGGattgaagtttgaaaatttttaagcaaAGCATGCATTCAAATccaatttaatcttttttttagcaCTCCAATTTTCTCTATCCTTGAGTTAGAAATTCTATGCAAAACTCCTAATTAAAGTTTCGAAATAGTAAGACACATTTTTAAGGCTaggaacttatatatattaatttcatttttttcaacaataaatttttaaaaataaaattatttacatgatttctaaattagaaaataatttttcatctttttttaaaacaaaactataaattcattttaatgatattataatttattggtATTcagattgaaaataataatgtaattcTTTCAAGAATAAAAACTAGGGAAAATATtacattcttaattttattaagaataatctcaaaatgaatattaatatttaaatacacgGTCGGATACGGAGCTGAAAGACGCATCAAACCCAACAGCACCAAAGGCTGGGCCGGAGCTGAAGACCCAAAACAAAAGTCCAATATTTTCCTTCAGCACAGTTATATATCGGGTAACTGTGTTGCGCTGcaattcattgttttgaaacATATGATAAAGACACCTATTTCCTCGTTTTAATTAGGAAAAGTGAAAATATGGTTGGATAGATTGCATCACATAACCTGAGTGAACGGTAGCCGAAAACCCTCACACACGGTTGTGCCGATTAGTGCAAACCATGCGCCCATGGTAAGATGAGGGTGGTGGtagatttaaatttaaaaattttatgtttaattatttttatgtatttttttatgtacttCACTGATTTAattgattgtgtattaaaaaaattgatacagtcaattatatcagtagagtgtgtaaaaaatatgtaaaagtaactgtatatgatattacttatttaaattatatgaaaatcacTTAATGTAAAGTGTGACATGACGAGGTGCGGGACTCATGAATGATTTACGttttgcattaattttttttatttttttatttttttattttttatttttctaaaagatTGACAGGTTGAGAGCGCCTTGGCAGGACGTGTGTGTTGTATGGCCACCAAACTGCTTTCGGTAGATTGAGCCAAATTGAGCTACAAGAGGAGAAAAgactcaaaaaaatataaaagaaaataaaattatagacATATAAAAGGGAAAGAGGAAAAGTGAGAAAGATAAGAGCTGATCACGTGTATAATTGGCCTCATTTTCTTCCATCAATTATTGTAATTCATACCAAATCTTTGGACCAAATTAATATAAGTTTTTAGGAAACTAACTAActttttacatattattattagatGAACACCTTATCTTAacataatttatattatcaatgtTAGGGGTTTTTTTGGATGCCCAAAAGGCCCAATAGCTGGACCAATACCTAGGGGCTCGTACCAATCGAGCCATCTGTTGACTTGATTAAACGGCTCTTGACCTGTATAAATCAGATTTAGAGTCTTGAGCAGAAGTTAGTTCACGACTATTGAAATGCAGAAAATTAGTCCCGACAAAAAGGGAAGAGAAACAGGCCATCTCAACGGgactaaatcctaaaataaaacaGATTAGCATGCCGTATTAAAATTGCTTATCAAAGGATCACGTTGCATTAAAATGCATTATTCAAATGACCACATCACATTAAATGAGCATGACATAAGAGATTTTAGGAGGAGTCCTCTTGACCGTAAGGCATGATTGCCTAATCCTTAAAACCATGTATAAAAAGGAACTCTCATATATTGGACAAGAGTTTCACTCTAGACATTTTAGACTCTTTAAACTCTCTTTATTTTCCTACACATTTACTAACTTTGACATTGGAGCCTCTTTCAACCATCCAAGGGCCACTACCACTTTTTGgtgttttctctatttttacaTGTTCTTGATCGAAAACTCATATTACTGAAAAGCCCGATtcaaatatatacaaaacataacgtTAACAATAGTTGACATTTTATCTTAACATAATCAATTCAATTAGCAAGAAgatcttgaaaaaaaaagtcGTATATAATCAaagtatcaaataaataataaagatgaaagtgtttatttaatttaatttaaactatgataaattttaaatataaatggcCCGCTTTACCGAAACCAACAAGAAATTCAAACGCACAGCGAGAGCGGGAGAGAGAGATGCCAAGGAACGAAGGGAAGGCGAAGTCGGGGAGGAAAGCACTGAAAGATTTATCTAACAACAACGATGTTGGAAGGATCTCGAAACTCATGCATTCAAAGAAGAAGTTACCGGAGAGGGAGAACGAGGATCTGTCCAGGAAGGCTGAAGAAGACGACGCGCTCGACCGCCTTCTTCTCGTCCGGTCCGATCTCTCGTCTCTAACCCACCAGGTAACAATCTCAGAGCGAAAGAGACCCCTCAGGATCTGTTTGGCTAACCGAAATTGTGAGTGAAAAACGAAGGGGAAAAAggatttaatcttaaaaaatctATGTTTACTCGTTTCTATTTCTTCACCTTTTGTATTGATCATAGCTTTATGTGCGTCAATCTCTGTGTGTTTGTGTGCTCAGGATTGTTCCCTTTgtccgtttttttttttgctgtttggttgctgagaaagtGTGGGCGTAGGCAAGAAATCCTTTTATTTTAAGACAGAGAGACGCAgcttattttaaacttttttcaataaattcctTTAAACGAGGGAAGAACTtggaataaatttcaaattatagAATCTTCAGTGCTGTAGGTACTTGAATCTTGTAGTTTGACTTGTTGCTATTTGGGATTTGGTTCTGTTTCTTGATTTGTTTAACTGCCACCTTTGGGCGACGTTTGTGTAACTAGGAAATGCGGGAAACAAGAGGTTTTGTTTGTGAATATAATAGGAAATGCTTCATGGAGGCTCACGGCGCAATCTTTCTTGCAGTATCCATGACTGCATAACTGGAGTCCAAGTTGCTTAAGTGTATATTTTTGAAATGGGGGCTTGGAATTTACATTTTTTCTATCCATGTTATTTGACTGGAATTATATTGGAGTTTTCAAGTCTAAACGATTGCGCCTGTGATTGGATACCCCatagttttgtttgtttttgggaGTGGGGGGATTTTTGGAATTAATGGTATAATTGCCAAACGAAGACATGCGGTACAAGATGATCCATTCCAATGTATGTTTCGCAGAAATTTGGTACTAATGAACACGACGGATGAATGTGAGTAGCAACTTATCGTCAATTCGTATTGATATACTCGTTTCGTGAGTTGATATGCCCTGTTAATACTGTAATAAAAGTTATCTTGGAATGCTTGAAACTGTACGAATAGTATGAGAAGAACACGCATGTAAACATGCTTAATTTGAAACGTAGAATTGCAATTTAGAGAAAATTTATTTCTAACATGTGAAAAGTCAAatgaacaagaaaacaaaaggccaGAGCAGCATCGATAAATTTTGAAGCAAAATAGGGTGAATTATGCCTATTATGGGAGGAATTCGACAAGCTAGACGGAATATCTCCCCTCCTTGTGGAAAGTGGAAAACTGTGTATGTTTGCGATGGTTTGCGTCGCTGATGTTCCAATATGTGTTGATCTTGGAATACCGGTTAATTTGTtaacttctctctttttttccccaTACATAAATGTGTTGAAtaaaccccccaagtgtgaaatgggtTTGGATTTGCAGGCACCAACCCCATgaccacccaccaccacctaccatttttaggccacccaccctctcccaagtcaAAAGATGCAGGCCATCGTAGATgtttgctctcctataaataggagagcttaagtgtgcAGAAAAATTCATCCTCACTGAGGTGAGAGATCGAGGCAGAGGCTTGGGGCGAAATTTGGattctggggaaacccagaacggaggccatttgagagagatagagagttattgatgagtgtttgtaaaattatacaaacatattgaaaaattgaatttccgcttcagtggacgtaggcaaattgccgaaccacttaaatactgtctctatctattgtgggtgtgatttctgggTGGCTCGGAGGCGCAACAAATAGTATCAGAGTTTCGGTTCGTGTTACCCAGAAAATTACActtgatcaaaatcaacttttgattACACCACAATGTTCCTCTCATCAAGACGGATCCGTAGCCGCAAACGGCGTCGAAAACGGATGCCGGAGGAGCCCGTACGCGCTCCTAGAAGTTGGAGAGTGCACAGACGCGCCTAAATCGCgtcagaggaagaagacgagtgggaaacacgcgcccacgcgcccccactcgcgtctggaggaagaagacgcgtgGAACACACACTCCCACGCTCCACTGTAGCAGAAGACTGATCTGAACCGTCGAAAAGTCGCAGAtcgattttgggctagatctaagccattcggagtccgatttgaacgatcaaatagtgctttccaactatttggatcattctggactcatccgtacggtgggaatgtcgagattcgccatcgatactatcgatctgaactgtcggtgtgttgcagatcatgttgggctagatctatgccAATTGGAGTTCtgttgtgatgatcaaatagtgctgacaaactatttggatcatttcggactcatccgtacggtgggaatgttgagattcgccatcggtactgtcgatctgaactgtcgatgtgttgcagatcatgttgggctagatctacgccagttggagttccgttgtgatgatcaaatagtgctgacaaactatttggatcattccagactcatccgtacggtgggaatgttgagattcaccatcagtACATTCGATATGAACCGTTCACGTGttacagatcattttgggctagatccacgccagttggagttccattgcgatgatcaaataatgctgacaaactatttggatcattccggactcatcggtacggtgagaatgttgagattcgccatcggtattTTCGATCTAAACCATTcatagttgcagatcagttgtaggcttgatcgtagccagtcagagtcatgatggactcatttgtttagggcttgatcgcagccaattggagtcgtgccagactcattggttttggggctTGATGTCAAACAGCTGGAGTCCAGTGTTGCCGGACTCAGttcgtttgggcttgatttaagccagttgggatcgtgaaatttgatggagcaaatttaagatcattggacgatgctgattaacttgttatatcagcaggttttggcagttatacaactcatggagcatattgttattaagaggagaatcgcatcggatctcattgtggctttctttgaaaagtcagttgcaaataacaaagtgcatatgaagctttggtgtggtagtgtggatacgtacagtctaaggaagttctgtctaggagattggaaattttaagtgtgtccattgtgatcCTCCAAtttttcctgggaactgacttagtgaggtactattcatttttacggtaaattcattaaagcaatgtcatgaagaaacaattcaatttcagaaaaggcagaaggtactattgttgcccaatagcatttggcgttgtgatcaaaaggttgggaggtcatgagaatg
Coding sequences within it:
- the LOC122281917 gene encoding clavaminate synthase-like protein At3g21360 encodes the protein MSESANFVEMQIPHQKFYNGIQFPYALSPNPETPLSLSHLTQAIKSQKPFLEALLLKSGALLFRGIPVSTASTFNDVVEAFGFDELPYVGGGAPRTKVVGRVTTANESPPDQNIPFHHEMVQLPEFPSKLFFFCEVEPGSGGETPIVLSHIVYERMKERHPEFVGRLEEHGLVYTRVLLEDDDPLSPIGRGWKSTLSTEDKSVAGQRAAKLGMKLEWLKDGAVKTIWGPMPAIKYDKARQRNVWFNQMAFAYTVYDAGNDPGKAVTFGDGKPIPAYIINDCVNILEEESVAFPWQRGDILLLDNLAVLHSRRSSKTPRRILASLCK